A part of Oncorhynchus masou masou isolate Uvic2021 chromosome 21, UVic_Omas_1.1, whole genome shotgun sequence genomic DNA contains:
- the LOC135507936 gene encoding synaptosomal-associated protein 23-like isoform X2: MADMSVEEITMRANQVTDESLESTRRMLQMAEESRQTGVNTIEMLDQQGEQLKRTEEGMDQINQDMRQAEKNLTDLSKCCGLCVCPCDRVTSIEHDSKYKRTWGMGDGSSAGGGEGVDSSVVSTQPAGVRNGQANQQQSVGGPYVKRITNDAREDEMEENLDQVGSIIGNLKNMAMDMGSEIDKQNKHIDRITDKADMNKARIDEANQRANKLIK; encoded by the exons tccttggAGAGCACCAGGCGGATGCTACAGATGGCTGAGGAG AGCAGGCAGACTGGTGTTAATACCATTGAAATGCTGGACCAACAGGGGG AGCAACTGAAGCGTACGGAGGAGGGTATGGACCAGATCAACCAGGATATGAGACAGGCTGAGAAGAACCTGACTGACCTGTCCAAGTGCTGTGGCCTCTGTGTCTGCCCCTGTGACAG GGTAACGTCCATAGAGCATGACTCTAAGTACAAGCGTACCTGGGGAATGGGTGATGGTAGCAGtgcaggtggaggagagggagtggacagCTCGGTGGTGTCCACTCAACCAGCAGGCGTCCGTAATGGACAGGCCAACCAGCAGCAGTCCGTGGGGGGACCTTACGTCAAGAG GATAACCAACGATGCTCGGGAGGATGAGATGGAGGAGAATCTGGACCAGGTGGGCAGCATCATAGGCAACCTGAAGAACATGGCCATGGACATGGGCTCTGAGATAGACAAGCAGAACAAACATATCGACCGCATCACAGATAAG gcggACATGAACAAAGCACGTATCGACGAAGCCAACCAGCGAGCTAACAAGCTCATCAAGTAG